A genomic stretch from Candidatus Cloacimonas sp. includes:
- a CDS encoding C25 family cysteine peptidase: MEIKYIMQTYNIALFKPLSIWHSIILWLAIFLPAIIIAAPITLVSESQDMLSISFELPDYELDNLSIGGQNWQKINCADGSIYGEEGFPELKMFATAIAVPINGDYSFSIESSESQTLKNINIVPAATMLMEGKELGYNNRPNFKAYSNRELYPVQMVQKGEVAFVGNRKFIPLFIYPFQYRAQTKELIIHKSISINVFINGSKNASKNWQLNPNPLDSEEMPFFLNENSSKTWRLEKTRATNYSAPKNGTSSVNEIQIIVDKEGIYKVDYHYLMDYIDLMVDSLQVEMNWTPANVDPRYLELNDEYGQVPINFMGENDGVFNQGDYFEFYGERHKGDTSYMDDYTSENVYTLKLIDHFGARMAVENGGLIEYNNLNYIVPDAYEETVHFEEQLVTDKLGQGWSADNPNYYREDVWFWKKINAPDLETVPIELQYPKDTTTRYASAKVCLMGLTYSETLTSGQYDHEASIRLNQAMINTQTWIGQKEKIFENKTTISNTALRHGVNNLYISLSGNTVMGDDEQVLLDWAEIKYWREYKTDQDYIKFTKPSNRPGSLYQFEVSGFSNANISVYKIGSSVFNSVQIEPFNINGDAPWTVTLQDSVASDAVRYFAVTENKKKTPKNIRLNFPSDLKNPYLSADVVVITPRQFTDVEGTLQLKSLWESEGHTIQIVDVQDIYDEFNCGITGAEPIKDFIRYAYNNWSSPQVSQVIFLGEGVDDTRDDSYSRMYNLLPVKKTWTYKHGATASDQWYGCIIGTDNIPDVSIARISVWKQEQILDYAAKAISYRENLQTSRLWNNHLTFTSGGKIEDGNDIFAQQSERVIRKTIPPEYRVTRVYTSTQTVGSDYSGGTFNLKDAINSGTQYVQFMGHGGGRIWADYNLFNFNDVATLNNQVYPVVLSLACYCSAFDTNGMASISEALVLQPEKGAIGTAGFTGLGYLDHDEDWGLAYCEALFKHNFDNIGLANIYALARFYSTTYSPAARYALINGFAYLGDPLIKLRKPIKDIPVSPENYVLNPADTLIVNANFPSGVNAARLYIMKQNGKVVNIPYDLPVYPDGHFTASYTNTNQTANNYTRKIMVAGYSATDEYVGISQYSVGRPNVVHQGFVPAEPAWSDSVLFKAKVFSPLPVHNIYCKVRTDSTTQVVNWVDLPMQRSETDSTLYITTTRLGRQPTRKEIFYKYILETDVGVSETILQSYVVAGPDLLLKDIKLEQDGNNLLLKVLGTNVGNTPSITTDLKLYTGTTENNLTLFSSQSYPPLEVNELRWDSISLANLPNANLILEVRVNTSNTFPEWQAYINVGNYIRLQVPLNYFLIDSSGSTLSSIDNNLQCTIPKGIVPENNQILFAVNTLEALPPLNQPDVQSILLNSPDGMSGNQYSIPYEILALGTGVTDSLGVFNGGKRITLSFNYSATDSLTQAQESSDTYKIYRYNSQYKKWVLIGGFTDTNNNKVQFEVDRTGIYSIFRDTDFAPPSIDVNVQDQEFTVGGYIAGNGIISLLLSDANGIDVIDNSIQLFLNGIPIPAEDYVVSINMENINRIPIKYQLSLSRGIHELKVHCRDLNGKPANRDIQFTVNDKFDVINLANYPNPVLGSGGEGAAVDPKNEGRTRFTYVLTDGADEVTIKVYTISGRLVKTFKNLPVGVGYHEYPRTVYGWDCKDDGGYTLANGVYFYRIIAKKGSKTIEKTQKMAILN; the protein is encoded by the coding sequence ATGGAGATTAAATACATTATGCAGACCTATAATATAGCACTGTTCAAACCCTTATCCATTTGGCATAGTATAATATTATGGCTGGCAATTTTTCTACCGGCAATAATTATCGCTGCTCCTATTACTTTAGTTTCGGAAAGCCAAGATATGCTTTCCATTAGTTTTGAGCTGCCGGATTATGAATTGGATAATTTATCCATAGGCGGTCAGAATTGGCAAAAAATTAACTGTGCGGATGGTTCAATTTATGGAGAAGAGGGATTTCCAGAGCTAAAAATGTTTGCTACGGCTATAGCAGTTCCGATAAATGGTGATTATAGCTTTAGCATTGAAAGCAGTGAATCCCAGACCCTGAAAAATATCAATATAGTTCCCGCGGCAACTATGTTAATGGAAGGCAAGGAACTTGGCTATAATAATAGACCAAACTTTAAAGCATATTCCAATCGTGAGCTATACCCCGTTCAAATGGTCCAAAAAGGTGAAGTTGCTTTTGTTGGTAACCGTAAATTCATCCCGCTATTTATCTATCCTTTTCAGTATAGGGCACAAACTAAGGAACTGATTATCCATAAAAGTATTTCCATCAATGTGTTTATCAATGGTTCCAAGAATGCTTCGAAAAATTGGCAACTGAATCCTAATCCTCTGGACAGTGAAGAGATGCCTTTCTTCTTAAATGAAAATAGTTCCAAGACCTGGCGTTTGGAGAAAACGCGCGCTACTAATTATTCTGCACCTAAAAACGGAACTTCCTCAGTAAATGAAATCCAGATTATTGTGGATAAAGAAGGGATTTATAAAGTTGATTACCATTACCTGATGGATTATATCGATTTGATGGTTGATTCCTTGCAAGTAGAAATGAACTGGACTCCTGCCAATGTTGATCCCCGTTATTTGGAATTGAACGATGAATACGGTCAAGTGCCCATTAACTTTATGGGTGAGAATGACGGTGTATTCAATCAAGGTGATTATTTTGAATTCTACGGTGAGAGGCACAAAGGTGACACATCCTATATGGATGATTATACATCTGAAAATGTCTATACCCTAAAACTGATCGATCATTTTGGTGCAAGGATGGCTGTGGAAAACGGTGGTTTAATCGAATATAATAACTTAAATTATATTGTTCCAGATGCTTATGAAGAAACTGTTCACTTTGAAGAGCAACTGGTAACCGATAAATTAGGTCAGGGTTGGAGTGCCGATAATCCTAATTATTATCGAGAAGATGTTTGGTTTTGGAAAAAGATAAATGCTCCCGATCTGGAAACAGTGCCAATCGAATTACAATACCCGAAAGATACTACAACTCGTTATGCTTCAGCCAAAGTTTGTTTGATGGGGCTTACTTATTCCGAAACATTAACCAGTGGACAATATGACCATGAGGCATCTATCCGATTAAACCAAGCAATGATTAATACACAAACTTGGATTGGCCAGAAAGAAAAGATATTTGAAAATAAAACCACAATTTCCAATACTGCATTAAGGCATGGAGTAAATAACTTATATATCTCTCTATCGGGTAATACCGTTATGGGCGATGATGAACAAGTTTTATTGGACTGGGCAGAAATAAAATATTGGCGAGAATATAAAACCGATCAAGATTATATTAAATTTACCAAACCTTCCAACCGCCCCGGTAGTTTGTATCAATTTGAAGTAAGTGGATTCAGTAATGCTAATATATCCGTGTATAAAATTGGTTCCAGTGTGTTCAATTCTGTGCAGATAGAGCCCTTTAACATTAATGGTGATGCTCCCTGGACAGTTACTTTGCAAGATAGCGTTGCTTCCGATGCCGTAAGATATTTTGCTGTAACGGAAAATAAGAAAAAAACGCCGAAAAACATTAGGTTGAATTTTCCCAGTGATTTGAAAAATCCCTATCTTAGTGCTGATGTCGTTGTTATTACTCCCCGGCAGTTTACTGATGTGGAAGGAACTTTGCAATTAAAATCGCTGTGGGAATCGGAAGGGCACACTATCCAAATTGTGGATGTGCAAGATATCTATGACGAATTTAATTGCGGAATTACAGGCGCTGAACCAATCAAGGACTTTATTCGTTATGCTTACAACAATTGGAGTAGTCCACAAGTAAGTCAGGTTATTTTTTTAGGAGAAGGTGTTGACGATACAAGAGATGACAGTTACTCTCGAATGTATAATCTGCTGCCGGTTAAAAAGACCTGGACATATAAACATGGCGCTACGGCAAGTGATCAATGGTATGGATGTATTATCGGAACTGATAATATTCCTGATGTATCCATTGCCAGAATTAGTGTTTGGAAGCAAGAACAAATTCTGGACTATGCCGCAAAAGCTATATCGTATAGGGAAAATCTCCAAACTTCGCGTCTTTGGAACAACCACTTAACTTTTACTTCCGGAGGGAAAATCGAAGATGGGAATGATATTTTTGCGCAACAATCAGAACGCGTTATTAGAAAAACAATTCCTCCCGAATATAGAGTGACCAGGGTTTATACTTCTACGCAAACTGTCGGCTCGGATTATTCTGGCGGAACTTTTAACCTGAAAGACGCGATCAATTCCGGAACTCAGTATGTTCAATTTATGGGTCACGGAGGTGGAAGAATTTGGGCGGACTATAATCTTTTCAATTTCAATGATGTAGCAACGCTTAACAATCAAGTTTACCCAGTAGTTTTATCTCTTGCCTGTTATTGTTCCGCTTTTGATACAAACGGGATGGCTTCTATCAGTGAGGCATTGGTCTTGCAGCCCGAAAAAGGAGCAATTGGAACCGCTGGTTTTACGGGTTTGGGTTATTTAGATCACGATGAGGATTGGGGCTTGGCATATTGTGAAGCACTATTTAAACATAATTTTGATAATATTGGTTTGGCAAATATCTATGCTTTAGCCAGGTTTTATTCCACAACTTATTCCCCTGCCGCCAGATATGCTTTAATCAACGGTTTTGCTTATTTGGGTGATCCGCTCATCAAATTGCGTAAGCCGATTAAGGATATTCCTGTTTCACCGGAGAACTATGTTCTAAACCCAGCAGATACTCTAATTGTAAATGCAAATTTCCCTTCCGGAGTAAATGCTGCCCGCTTATATATTATGAAGCAAAATGGAAAGGTTGTAAATATTCCTTATGATCTTCCTGTGTATCCAGATGGTCATTTTACTGCTTCTTATACTAATACGAATCAGACAGCAAATAACTATACCAGAAAAATTATGGTTGCAGGTTACTCTGCCACAGATGAATATGTTGGCATTTCTCAATATAGTGTAGGCAGACCTAATGTTGTGCATCAAGGTTTTGTTCCCGCAGAACCTGCCTGGTCGGATTCGGTTTTATTTAAGGCAAAAGTGTTTAGTCCCTTGCCAGTTCATAATATCTATTGTAAAGTAAGAACCGACAGCACTACGCAAGTAGTTAATTGGGTAGATTTGCCAATGCAAAGGTCGGAAACGGATAGCACTTTATATATTACTACTACGCGTTTAGGAAGGCAACCTACCCGTAAAGAAATATTCTATAAATATATTCTGGAGACAGATGTAGGTGTTTCAGAAACCATTTTGCAAAGCTATGTGGTGGCAGGTCCTGATTTACTTTTGAAAGACATAAAATTGGAACAAGATGGAAACAACTTGCTATTGAAAGTTTTGGGAACCAATGTTGGAAACACTCCTTCAATTACTACGGATCTAAAACTTTATACCGGCACAACGGAGAATAATTTGACTCTTTTTTCCAGCCAAAGTTATCCTCCTTTAGAAGTAAATGAATTGCGCTGGGATAGCATTTCTCTTGCCAATTTACCTAATGCTAATTTAATATTGGAAGTAAGAGTTAATACCAGTAATACTTTTCCTGAGTGGCAAGCATATATCAATGTAGGTAATTATATCCGCCTGCAGGTTCCTCTGAATTACTTTCTGATTGATAGTTCAGGGTCAACGCTCAGCAGTATAGATAATAATCTGCAATGCACTATCCCTAAAGGCATTGTTCCCGAAAACAATCAAATTCTGTTTGCCGTGAATACTTTGGAGGCATTACCTCCTCTCAATCAACCTGATGTGCAAAGTATTTTATTGAATTCACCCGATGGAATGAGTGGCAATCAATATTCCATTCCTTATGAAATATTAGCGCTGGGAACTGGAGTTACAGATTCCTTAGGAGTTTTCAATGGGGGGAAAAGAATAACATTATCCTTTAATTATAGTGCTACCGATTCCCTTACGCAAGCGCAGGAAAGTAGTGATACTTATAAAATATATCGTTATAATTCACAGTATAAGAAGTGGGTTTTAATAGGCGGTTTTACGGATACCAATAATAATAAAGTTCAGTTTGAAGTGGATAGGACTGGTATATACAGCATTTTTCGGGATACCGATTTTGCTCCTCCCTCTATAGATGTAAATGTGCAAGACCAGGAATTTACGGTTGGTGGATATATTGCCGGTAATGGCATTATTTCATTATTGCTATCTGATGCCAATGGTATTGATGTGATAGATAATTCCATTCAACTTTTCTTAAATGGAATTCCTATTCCTGCTGAAGATTATGTTGTTTCCATCAATATGGAAAATATCAATAGAATACCTATCAAATATCAGCTTTCATTAAGTAGAGGTATTCACGAGCTGAAAGTTCATTGTCGAGATCTGAACGGTAAACCGGCGAATCGAGATATTCAATTTACGGTAAATGATAAATTTGATGTCATCAATTTGGCAAATTATCCTAATCCAGTTTTAGGATCAGGAGGCGAAGGTGCAGCTGTTGATCCTAAAAATGAAGGGCGCACGCGTTTCACTTATGTATTGACCGATGGAGCTGATGAAGTTACTATTAAGGTCTATACTATTAGCGGCCGTTTAGTAAAGACCTTCAAAAATTTGCCGGTTGGGGTTGGTTATCATGAATATCCGCGCACAGTGTATGGTTGGGATTGTAAAGATGATGGCGGTTACACTTTGGCTAACGGGGTTTATTTTTATCGGATTATAGCCAAAAAAGGCAGCAAAACCATAGAAAAAACCCAAAAAATGGCTATTCTGAATTAG
- a CDS encoding CinA family nicotinamide mononucleotide deamidase-related protein: MKSAIITIGNEILMGKTINTNQAYLGSELAKLGVMVEYGITVKDDPVAIKQALQETWKKYDIVFTTGGLGPTEDDLTKSAISDFFGKKQHFDDAIWEQIQKRFASRNIPIPETNRSQAMVPDDFIPLQNDLGTAPGLFYQAGGNLFFALQGVPSEMKHIFETQIQKIIQTNCPEAKPLFIKTLRTFGIAESRLAELITLADLPEGVSLAWLPQIGRVDLRFYGLDKIKVEKASQDALPKIRHYVWGYDEESPAEVLLSLLLKNFHTISVAESCTGGLVQKLITDVPGASNSFLGGIITYTNELKKKILKVSDQVLENEGAVSESCAMQMAEGIKVLTNSTYAISITGIAGPDGGTAKKPVGMVCFGFIAADKHWSEKQFFTGDREIIRTKAAEFVILTLIQKLQGRNI, translated from the coding sequence ATGAAATCAGCCATTATAACTATCGGTAATGAAATCCTGATGGGCAAAACCATCAATACCAATCAGGCATATTTGGGTTCGGAACTTGCCAAATTGGGTGTGATGGTAGAATATGGCATAACTGTAAAAGATGACCCAGTCGCAATAAAACAAGCATTGCAAGAGACCTGGAAAAAATATGACATTGTTTTTACTACCGGTGGTTTAGGCCCTACGGAAGACGATTTAACCAAATCTGCAATTTCTGATTTCTTTGGGAAAAAGCAACATTTTGATGATGCAATCTGGGAACAGATCCAAAAAAGGTTCGCTTCTCGAAATATCCCCATACCGGAAACCAATCGTTCCCAAGCAATGGTGCCGGATGATTTTATCCCTTTGCAAAATGATTTAGGAACCGCTCCTGGTTTGTTTTATCAAGCAGGAGGTAATTTGTTCTTTGCTTTGCAGGGTGTGCCTTCCGAAATGAAACATATTTTTGAAACCCAAATACAGAAAATTATCCAAACCAACTGCCCCGAAGCCAAACCTCTATTTATTAAGACATTGAGAACTTTTGGCATAGCTGAATCCCGTTTGGCTGAATTAATTACCCTTGCTGATTTGCCAGAAGGCGTATCTTTGGCTTGGCTTCCTCAAATAGGGAGAGTTGATCTGCGTTTTTACGGATTGGACAAAATAAAAGTGGAAAAGGCATCTCAAGATGCGCTGCCCAAAATTAGGCATTATGTTTGGGGCTACGATGAAGAAAGCCCGGCGGAGGTCTTATTATCTCTGCTGTTGAAAAATTTCCACACAATAAGTGTGGCAGAGTCCTGTACCGGGGGCTTGGTTCAAAAGCTGATAACTGATGTTCCGGGTGCATCTAACTCCTTCTTGGGTGGAATAATAACATACACTAACGAATTGAAGAAAAAGATATTAAAGGTTTCCGACCAGGTCTTGGAAAATGAAGGAGCGGTTAGTGAGAGCTGTGCAATGCAAATGGCGGAGGGAATAAAAGTATTGACAAATTCTACTTATGCAATTTCCATAACTGGAATAGCTGGTCCCGATGGTGGAACAGCAAAAAAACCTGTAGGAATGGTGTGTTTTGGCTTTATAGCCGCTGATAAACATTGGTCTGAAAAACAATTCTTTACCGGAGATAGGGAAATTATCCGGACAAAAGCAGCTGAATTTGTTATACTTACTTTAATCCAGAAATTACAGGGAAGGAATATTTGA
- the purD gene encoding phosphoribosylamine--glycine ligase: MNILVIGSGGREHAIAECFAKSKSVTRIIVSPGNPGIASFYECVNLPSQEEIANFCHRNLIDIVFIGPEQPIAEGLSDFLAEKGIAVIAPSKFAAQLETSKVFAKNLMQNKGIPTARYKVAKDSKQVLELIDSFGYPAVIKADGLAGGKGVIIVNSFEEAKEALSQIRISDKGVIVEEYLSGWEVSLFAFTDGVNFKTTLFAQDHKQLFESDRGPNTGGMGAYAPVPEAEKYRAQIEAEIIKPTLLAMQELGYPYQGILYCGLMITKTGPKVVEFNCRLGDPEAQVILPLLETDLVDICEAILHCEINNVELRFSQQTALGVVLASNGYPNAYKKGLPIQMPSVLDNGIYFSGVARDENGLVTSGGRVLCAVGIGNDLNEARAKAYTKVQQISFENKIFRQDIGLRKNIL; this comes from the coding sequence TTGAATATCTTAGTGATCGGCAGTGGAGGCAGAGAACACGCAATAGCGGAATGTTTTGCCAAAAGTAAAAGTGTAACCAGGATAATTGTGTCCCCAGGCAATCCTGGAATTGCTTCATTCTATGAATGTGTGAATTTGCCGTCCCAGGAAGAAATAGCTAATTTTTGCCACAGGAATTTGATAGACATTGTTTTTATAGGACCCGAACAGCCAATTGCCGAGGGTTTATCTGATTTTCTCGCAGAAAAAGGGATAGCTGTTATCGCTCCGAGTAAATTTGCCGCGCAATTGGAAACCAGCAAGGTCTTTGCCAAGAATTTGATGCAGAATAAAGGAATTCCTACTGCACGCTATAAAGTTGCCAAGGACTCTAAACAGGTCTTGGAATTAATTGATAGTTTTGGCTATCCTGCCGTGATCAAAGCTGATGGACTGGCAGGAGGGAAAGGCGTTATTATTGTAAACAGTTTTGAGGAAGCCAAAGAAGCATTATCCCAGATCAGGATAAGCGACAAAGGAGTTATTGTAGAAGAATATTTGTCTGGGTGGGAGGTATCTTTATTTGCCTTTACAGATGGAGTAAATTTTAAAACAACTCTGTTCGCTCAAGACCATAAACAACTTTTTGAAAGTGACAGAGGTCCTAATACTGGTGGAATGGGTGCTTATGCTCCCGTTCCTGAAGCCGAAAAATATCGTGCCCAAATTGAGGCAGAAATAATCAAACCAACGCTTTTGGCAATGCAAGAACTGGGTTATCCTTATCAAGGGATACTTTACTGTGGATTGATGATAACCAAGACAGGTCCGAAAGTGGTGGAATTCAATTGTCGCCTGGGTGATCCGGAAGCACAAGTTATTTTGCCCTTACTGGAAACGGACTTGGTGGATATTTGTGAAGCAATTTTGCATTGTGAGATAAACAATGTGGAATTGAGATTTTCGCAGCAAACCGCTTTGGGAGTTGTTTTAGCTTCCAATGGATATCCGAATGCCTACAAAAAGGGCTTGCCTATCCAGATGCCTTCTGTTTTGGATAACGGAATTTATTTTTCAGGAGTAGCCAGAGATGAGAATGGTCTCGTAACTTCAGGAGGAAGGGTTTTATGTGCAGTTGGCATCGGAAATGATCTAAATGAGGCAAGAGCAAAAGCATACACAAAAGTTCAGCAGATAAGCTTCGAAAATAAAATTTTTCGACAGGATATTGGATTACGCAAGAATATCTTATAA
- the proS gene encoding proline--tRNA ligase: MNNKKTAITPTREENYAEWYQQVIKAADMAENSEVRGCMVIKPWGYAIWENIQHILDGMFRETGHRNAYFPIFIPKSFFEKEAEHIEGFAKECAIVTHSKLEADEKGGLKLGGELTEPYIVRPTSETIIGASFAKWVNSYRDLPLLINQWANIVRWEMRTRLFLRTTEFLWQEGHTVHETEKEAREETLKMLNVYATFARDYLALPVIQGEKTESEKFPGAVTTYCIEAMMQDRKALQSGTSHFLGQNFAKASGIKFQNRKGEIEYGWTTSWGVSTRLIGAIIMAHSDDNGLVLPPKIAPSHIAIIPIYRNEEEKQAVMAFAEKVQNNLKCLCLDDIQVYAELDTRDLTSSERNWDWIKKGIPLRLEIGPRDIINNSVMLARRDKEPKEKESICVDDLADHILKTLAEMQEGYYQRALSFKAKWTVEINDKEEFYRFFTYKNDEEQEISGGFASSHWCGNPSCEEKIKEDLKVTIRCIPFDAKEEEGKCIYCGEKSKRRVIFARAY, encoded by the coding sequence ATGAATAATAAAAAAACGGCTATTACCCCTACCCGGGAAGAAAATTACGCTGAATGGTATCAACAAGTGATCAAAGCAGCCGATATGGCTGAAAATAGTGAAGTGCGTGGTTGTATGGTTATAAAGCCCTGGGGCTATGCAATTTGGGAAAACATTCAACATATTTTGGATGGAATGTTTCGTGAAACGGGGCATAGAAATGCCTATTTTCCTATCTTCATACCGAAAAGTTTTTTTGAAAAAGAAGCCGAACATATAGAAGGTTTTGCTAAAGAATGCGCGATAGTAACTCATAGTAAATTGGAAGCAGATGAAAAAGGCGGATTGAAACTTGGCGGAGAACTCACTGAGCCCTATATTGTTCGCCCCACCAGTGAAACAATTATCGGCGCTTCCTTTGCCAAATGGGTAAATTCCTATCGCGATTTGCCTTTATTGATAAATCAATGGGCTAATATTGTGCGCTGGGAAATGCGTACTCGTTTATTTTTAAGAACTACGGAATTTCTTTGGCAGGAAGGACATACTGTGCATGAAACGGAAAAAGAAGCTCGAGAAGAGACCTTAAAAATGCTAAATGTTTATGCTACTTTTGCGCGTGATTATCTTGCTTTGCCTGTAATTCAAGGGGAAAAAACCGAAAGTGAAAAATTTCCGGGTGCCGTTACAACTTATTGTATTGAGGCAATGATGCAGGATAGAAAAGCATTGCAATCGGGGACATCTCACTTTTTGGGACAAAATTTTGCGAAAGCATCAGGTATCAAATTCCAAAATCGGAAAGGAGAAATAGAATATGGCTGGACTACTTCTTGGGGTGTTTCCACGCGTTTGATCGGTGCTATAATTATGGCTCATAGCGATGATAACGGGCTTGTTTTGCCTCCTAAAATTGCTCCTTCTCATATTGCAATTATTCCAATTTACCGAAATGAAGAAGAAAAACAAGCAGTGATGGCTTTTGCGGAAAAAGTGCAAAACAATTTGAAATGCTTATGTTTGGATGATATTCAAGTTTATGCCGAACTGGATACCAGAGATTTAACCAGCAGCGAAAGAAATTGGGATTGGATAAAAAAAGGCATCCCTCTCCGCCTGGAAATAGGTCCTCGTGATATTATCAACAATTCTGTGATGCTTGCCCGAAGAGATAAAGAACCCAAAGAAAAAGAATCAATTTGCGTTGACGATCTGGCAGATCATATTTTGAAGACCTTGGCAGAAATGCAGGAAGGATATTATCAACGAGCTTTGTCTTTTAAAGCAAAATGGACCGTGGAAATAAACGATAAAGAGGAATTCTACCGTTTCTTTACTTATAAAAATGATGAAGAACAAGAAATAAGCGGTGGTTTTGCCAGTTCCCATTGGTGTGGAAATCCATCTTGCGAAGAAAAAATAAAGGAAGACCTGAAAGTTACCATCCGCTGCATTCCTTTTGACGCAAAAGAAGAAGAAGGTAAATGTATCTATTGTGGTGAAAAATCTAAGCGTAGGGTAATTTTTGCCAGGGCATACTAA
- a CDS encoding T9SS type A sorting domain-containing protein, which translates to MKKHILLVVLLIFAGALMGNPPEWAWMQRTFCTGNCIIYNLKSDSQDRINVTGYFEGELSLGAITLNSAGSTDAFVAQLDVEGNWLWACSIGGTGAEYAHKIAVDAEDNIYVGGLFNQDFTAGTALLENNGDSDIFCVKLSSAGNILNAIAIGSEGQDTLKGLAVTLDGIVFLSGNYRYSITIGSTNLTNAYEGLFIGKWDNQLNPVWAQQASNLYDCPECINLGTDNLGNCYITGYFLYQCAFGYPNQVILTSQETSGYIVKLDANGNPIWGERISDGGMGIVDSYIDPVGNSYITCDIFFILFDSMQNNRLDASPYCGKLNFNQSWEWYNDDSAMGNCIPTKICGDETGNCYMTGMLWGNYTFGDDTLTGYYNNANIYVAEANPQGQWQWGLQTYDAGYLFYLGIVDITALETGGCVITGSNSTDSLYFGDFFIPPSSNSYSFIVKVNGEAQAISDPQIVPDLCSISIYPNPSRGKVQFELKNGLKLTDEASIYNIKGQLVKRFPKAQYSGKVVWNWDGLNQEGKNAGSGIYILKIKTEKGVISKYFSCF; encoded by the coding sequence ATGAAAAAGCATATTTTGCTCGTCGTCCTTTTGATTTTTGCCGGTGCCTTAATGGGCAATCCTCCCGAATGGGCTTGGATGCAAAGAACATTTTGCACCGGAAACTGTATTATCTATAACCTTAAAAGTGATTCTCAGGATAGAATTAATGTGACCGGCTATTTTGAAGGTGAACTCAGTTTGGGAGCAATAACTCTAAATTCTGCAGGGTCAACGGATGCGTTTGTGGCTCAACTTGATGTTGAAGGTAATTGGCTGTGGGCTTGTTCAATAGGTGGAACAGGAGCTGAATATGCCCATAAAATTGCAGTGGATGCAGAAGATAATATCTATGTAGGAGGTCTTTTTAACCAGGATTTTACAGCTGGAACAGCGCTATTGGAAAATAATGGTGATAGTGATATCTTTTGTGTGAAATTATCCTCTGCAGGAAATATACTGAATGCAATAGCGATTGGCTCCGAGGGTCAAGACACCTTAAAAGGTTTGGCTGTAACTTTAGATGGAATTGTGTTTTTAAGTGGAAATTATAGATATTCCATTACTATTGGCAGCACAAATTTAACTAATGCTTATGAGGGATTATTTATTGGCAAATGGGATAACCAGTTAAATCCTGTATGGGCTCAACAAGCAAGTAATTTATACGATTGTCCAGAATGCATAAACCTGGGAACGGACAATTTAGGAAACTGTTATATAACCGGTTATTTTCTCTATCAATGTGCATTTGGTTATCCTAATCAGGTAATTTTAACCAGTCAGGAAACAAGTGGTTATATAGTAAAACTGGATGCTAACGGCAATCCAATTTGGGGTGAAAGGATCAGTGATGGCGGAATGGGGATTGTGGATAGCTATATTGACCCTGTTGGCAATAGTTATATTACTTGTGATATATTTTTTATTTTATTTGATAGTATGCAAAATAATCGGTTGGATGCTTCTCCTTATTGTGGAAAATTGAATTTTAATCAAAGCTGGGAATGGTATAATGATGATTCTGCAATGGGAAATTGCATACCAACCAAAATCTGTGGAGATGAAACAGGTAATTGCTATATGACCGGGATGTTATGGGGTAATTATACTTTTGGTGATGATACTTTAACCGGATATTATAATAATGCCAATATCTATGTAGCTGAAGCAAATCCGCAAGGGCAATGGCAATGGGGATTACAAACCTATGATGCTGGCTATTTATTCTATCTGGGTATTGTAGATATTACCGCTTTAGAAACAGGGGGCTGTGTGATTACTGGTTCCAATTCAACTGATAGCTTATATTTTGGCGATTTTTTCATTCCGCCTTCTTCCAATAGCTATTCCTTTATAGTAAAAGTAAATGGGGAAGCCCAAGCAATTTCTGATCCTCAAATAGTGCCAGATCTATGTAGTATATCTATATATCCTAATCCTTCCCGAGGGAAAGTTCAGTTTGAATTAAAAAACGGGCTGAAATTAACTGACGAAGCGTCTATTTATAATATCAAGGGACAATTGGTCAAACGCTTTCCTAAAGCCCAGTATAGTGGCAAAGTTGTCTGGAATTGGGACGGCTTGAATCAAGAAGGTAAAAATGCCGGTTCCGGTATTTACATTCTAAAAATCAAAACGGAAAAAGGGGTTATCAGTAAATACTTTTCGTGTTTCTAA